In Spirosoma aureum, a single genomic region encodes these proteins:
- a CDS encoding four-carbon acid sugar kinase family protein has protein sequence MNSSLLLAYYGDDFTGSTDALEFLSRAGVKTALFIETPTPEQLASYPDLRAMGVAGMTRSIPPASMEPILRSAFTELRKLGSRHVHYKVCSTFDSSPTMGSIGKAIDVGQEVFHKNFIPLLVAAPSLGRYCVFGNLFARMGIGSDGAIFRLDRHPSMSKHPVTPADESDLRLHLARQTTKKVGLLDILQLVKNQEDIQNTITALLQDGSDIILFDALYDDQLTPIGELIDSYGHPHNPLFLVGSSGIEMALGKYWESIGALQPVTPWPDPGKATPLLVLSGSCSPITAKQIAWATANGFAEIIIDAQQIDAGAWLLPHMTDYNRKAIEFISEGRSVIIHTGGTSAAQNKLFSSQKLGTALGLIAREVVGQCSAIKRVVVAGGDTSSYAARAMGIEAVEMIAPLVAGAPLCKATAPGSPIDGIDVNFKGGQVGAENYFGILLEGHVF, from the coding sequence ATGAACTCCTCCCTGCTCTTGGCCTATTATGGCGATGATTTTACGGGCTCTACCGATGCACTGGAATTCCTGAGCCGGGCAGGGGTCAAAACGGCTTTGTTTATTGAAACGCCAACACCTGAGCAGTTGGCATCCTATCCCGATCTGCGTGCAATGGGCGTGGCTGGCATGACCCGTTCCATACCACCAGCGTCCATGGAACCAATTCTGCGATCGGCATTCACGGAATTGCGGAAGCTCGGTTCACGGCATGTACATTATAAAGTTTGTTCAACGTTCGATTCGTCCCCTACGATGGGCAGCATCGGAAAAGCGATTGACGTCGGCCAAGAGGTTTTTCATAAGAATTTCATTCCGTTACTCGTCGCGGCACCGTCGCTTGGGCGTTATTGCGTATTTGGTAACCTGTTTGCCCGGATGGGTATTGGCAGCGATGGCGCCATTTTTCGGCTCGACAGGCATCCGTCCATGAGCAAACATCCCGTAACACCCGCTGATGAAAGCGATCTCCGGCTTCATTTAGCCAGACAAACAACTAAAAAAGTGGGCTTGCTGGACATACTACAACTTGTTAAAAATCAGGAAGATATTCAGAACACGATTACGGCCTTATTGCAGGACGGGTCGGATATAATCCTGTTTGACGCCCTCTATGACGATCAGTTAACACCCATTGGCGAACTGATCGATTCGTATGGGCATCCGCACAATCCGTTGTTTTTGGTTGGCTCGTCGGGTATCGAAATGGCACTTGGAAAATACTGGGAGTCAATCGGGGCGTTACAGCCCGTAACCCCCTGGCCAGATCCGGGTAAAGCAACCCCCTTACTGGTGTTATCGGGCAGTTGTTCGCCCATTACGGCCAAACAAATTGCCTGGGCTACCGCCAATGGCTTTGCCGAAATCATCATCGATGCGCAACAGATTGACGCTGGGGCCTGGTTGCTCCCACACATGACGGATTATAACCGAAAAGCGATTGAGTTCATCAGCGAGGGCCGTTCTGTCATCATCCATACGGGCGGTACTAGTGCAGCACAAAACAAGCTGTTTTCCTCCCAAAAATTAGGTACTGCGCTGGGATTGATTGCCCGAGAAGTAGTTGGCCAATGCTCAGCGATAAAACGAGTAGTTGTGGCCGGTGGCGACACGTCGAGCTATGCGGCCAGAGCCATGGGCATCGAAGCCGTTGAAATGATCGCTCCGCTGGTGGCTGGAGCCCCCCTTTGTAAAGCCACGGCCCCAGGATCACCCATCGATGGAATTGACGTAAACTTTAAAGGTGGCCAGGTTGGTGCCGAAAACTACTTCGGCATTTTGCTCGAAGGACACGTATTTTAA
- a CDS encoding ribulose-bisphosphate carboxylase large subunit family protein: MERITATYFVETPFNPESAASVLAGEQSSGTFVAVPGETEELKHRFAARVESVERLETVQEPAIPGAVSASGNYHRAIIRVSWSVENFGYNLPVLISTVQGNLYELRQFTGLKLLDIELPPSFASQYAGPAFGIAGCRTLTGVQDRPLIGTIVKPSIGLSPRQTADLVKTLAEAGIDFVKDDELLGSSANSPFADRVDAVMDVINRHADKTGKKVMYAFNISGDVDDMLQRYEKIVSRGGTCAMISLNSVGISATKKICDQRELAIHGHRNGWGMLTRHPLLGIAFPAYQKLWRLAGVDQIHVNGIQNKFWESDDSVVQSIEACLTPLFGGYSILPVVSSGQWGGQAPETYRRTRTTDLLYMAGGGILAHPMGPTAGVIALQQAWKAAVDGLSVQEAASVYPEFAKSVEKFGGS; encoded by the coding sequence TTGGAACGGATTACAGCCACATACTTCGTAGAAACACCCTTTAACCCTGAATCAGCGGCATCTGTACTGGCGGGAGAGCAATCGTCAGGAACGTTCGTGGCCGTGCCGGGTGAAACAGAAGAATTAAAACACCGGTTTGCGGCCCGTGTCGAATCGGTCGAGCGATTAGAAACGGTTCAGGAACCAGCCATTCCGGGGGCGGTTAGCGCATCGGGAAATTACCATCGGGCCATTATCCGGGTGTCGTGGTCTGTCGAGAATTTTGGGTATAACCTTCCGGTTCTGATTTCTACAGTACAGGGTAATCTGTATGAACTACGGCAATTTACGGGCCTCAAGCTCCTCGATATCGAGCTACCACCTTCATTTGCCAGCCAATATGCAGGGCCAGCTTTCGGTATTGCCGGTTGTCGGACGCTCACTGGTGTGCAGGATCGGCCTTTGATTGGCACTATTGTTAAACCCAGTATTGGGCTGAGTCCCCGGCAAACTGCCGATCTGGTCAAAACCCTTGCAGAAGCAGGCATCGACTTCGTAAAAGATGATGAATTGCTCGGCTCTTCGGCCAATTCGCCCTTTGCTGATCGGGTCGATGCAGTCATGGACGTGATCAATCGACACGCTGACAAAACGGGCAAAAAAGTAATGTATGCCTTTAACATCAGCGGTGACGTAGACGATATGCTGCAACGGTACGAGAAAATAGTTAGCCGGGGCGGAACCTGCGCCATGATCAGCCTGAATAGTGTCGGTATATCGGCCACCAAAAAAATCTGTGACCAACGCGAGCTGGCCATCCATGGGCATCGCAATGGTTGGGGCATGCTTACCCGCCATCCCCTGTTAGGCATTGCGTTTCCGGCCTATCAAAAACTCTGGCGTTTGGCAGGTGTCGATCAGATTCACGTAAACGGCATTCAGAATAAATTCTGGGAGTCGGATGATAGCGTTGTGCAATCCATTGAAGCCTGCCTGACTCCGCTGTTTGGTGGTTATTCAATACTGCCCGTAGTATCGTCGGGGCAGTGGGGTGGTCAGGCTCCCGAAACGTATCGCCGAACCAGAACAACCGATTTACTGTACATGGCCGGTGGCGGAATTCTGGCTCATCCAATGGGACCAACTGCGGGCGTAATAGCTCTACAGCAGGCCTGGAAGGCTGCAGTCGATGGATTAAGTGTTCAGGAAGCGGCTAGCGTCTATCCTGAGTTTGCGAAATCAGTCGAAAAATTCGGTGGAAGTTAA
- a CDS encoding aspartate/glutamate racemase family protein, protein MSVKTIGLIHTSATLVPVFQALTNEYLPGIQTFNIVDDSLIKNVIKRGELTPDTARRVVDYVGSAEAAGADFILVTCSSIGAAVEAAAALTQVPVLRVDQPMADKAVQIGKKIGVIATLPTTLGPTSDLVRRRAVVAGQEIELTSVLCEGAFDALMKGDTATHDTMVATALKDLSTRVDVIVLAQASMARVVDTLDASDKKVPILASPTIAIQHLAAQFS, encoded by the coding sequence ATGAGCGTAAAAACAATAGGTCTCATTCATACCTCAGCCACGTTAGTACCTGTTTTTCAAGCACTAACCAACGAGTATTTGCCCGGCATTCAAACGTTTAACATTGTTGACGACAGCCTGATCAAAAACGTCATCAAGCGCGGAGAACTTACGCCCGATACCGCCCGGCGCGTGGTCGATTATGTCGGTTCGGCCGAGGCCGCCGGAGCTGATTTTATTCTGGTTACCTGCTCATCCATTGGCGCTGCGGTAGAAGCGGCTGCCGCTCTCACACAGGTTCCCGTTTTGCGGGTCGATCAACCGATGGCCGACAAAGCCGTTCAGATCGGTAAAAAGATTGGTGTCATTGCGACCCTGCCAACCACCCTTGGCCCTACCAGCGATCTGGTTCGTCGGCGGGCAGTGGTTGCCGGTCAGGAAATCGAACTCACATCCGTCCTGTGCGAAGGGGCATTCGACGCGCTCATGAAGGGCGACACAGCCACGCATGATACGATGGTCGCAACAGCTTTAAAAGATTTGAGCACCCGAGTCGATGTGATTGTTCTGGCGCAGGCATCAATGGCGCGGGTTGTCGATACGCTGGATGCCAGTGATAAAAAAGTACCGATTCTGGCAAGTCCGACGATAGCGATCCAACATCTGGCCGCACAGTTTTCGTAG
- a CDS encoding bile acid:sodium symporter family protein, which translates to MNKIPLIISALALALLLAGLFLQNASLWQPAAVMAAISFALGMKAIPALKTYQYTAWIIVAVIAGMIYPAAFSHWGSFDLRNKWLILLIIQLVMFGMGIQMSIRDFSGLATTGKGVAIGLFCHFSVMPLMGLLLTKVFKFEPEIAAGIILIGSCSSGLASNVMVYLAKANLVLSVVVTAMATLAAPFLTPLLLKLLAGTLIEIKFVNMMMEIIKIVIVPIFAALVHDYLKTASTTSRRMAFLLAGLATGWLVALGFGLWSFFETLLPSPELLQFMEIFSFLLAALVVGVIYHQVATSNPKLDALMPYLSMFGIIYFTAVTTAAGRDNLLNVGLLLFISSVIHNAAGYFFGYWFSRLFGLDKNSARTVAFEVGLQNGGMASGLAGSMGKLGTVGLPAAVFSPWMNISGSILANYWRRRPVSDTSTSTYEEKVTTSAH; encoded by the coding sequence ATGAATAAAATACCTCTCATCATCTCTGCCCTTGCCTTGGCTCTATTGCTGGCTGGCCTTTTCCTGCAAAATGCCAGCCTCTGGCAACCGGCAGCGGTGATGGCTGCGATCAGCTTTGCGCTGGGCATGAAGGCCATTCCTGCCCTGAAAACCTATCAGTATACTGCCTGGATCATTGTGGCCGTGATTGCGGGAATGATTTATCCGGCGGCTTTCAGCCATTGGGGATCGTTCGACCTACGGAATAAATGGCTCATTCTGCTGATTATCCAGCTGGTCATGTTTGGGATGGGGATTCAGATGAGCATCCGGGATTTTTCGGGGTTGGCGACAACGGGCAAAGGTGTAGCGATTGGTCTTTTCTGCCATTTCTCGGTGATGCCGCTGATGGGCCTGCTCTTGACCAAAGTATTTAAGTTTGAGCCAGAAATAGCGGCTGGTATTATCCTGATTGGCTCCTGCTCAAGTGGATTGGCCTCCAACGTGATGGTTTATCTAGCCAAAGCCAATCTGGTCCTTTCGGTTGTTGTAACGGCCATGGCAACGCTGGCGGCCCCATTTCTAACACCTTTATTGCTCAAGCTACTGGCGGGTACGCTTATCGAAATCAAGTTTGTGAACATGATGATGGAAATTATCAAAATTGTCATTGTTCCTATTTTTGCAGCCCTGGTACATGACTACCTAAAAACAGCTTCCACGACCAGCAGACGGATGGCCTTTTTGCTGGCTGGACTGGCTACAGGATGGTTGGTTGCACTCGGATTTGGCTTGTGGTCCTTTTTTGAGACTCTACTACCAAGTCCCGAATTGCTTCAATTCATGGAGATTTTCAGCTTTTTACTGGCGGCTTTAGTCGTCGGCGTTATTTATCATCAGGTAGCAACCAGCAATCCTAAACTGGATGCGTTAATGCCTTATTTGTCGATGTTTGGCATCATCTATTTCACCGCCGTCACGACCGCAGCCGGTCGAGATAACCTTCTTAATGTCGGTCTTTTGCTCTTTATCAGTTCCGTGATTCACAACGCAGCTGGTTATTTTTTTGGTTACTGGTTCAGTCGCCTGTTCGGTCTCGACAAAAACTCAGCCCGAACCGTTGCCTTTGAGGTTGGCCTGCAAAACGGCGGTATGGCGTCGGGCCTGGCAGGCAGTATGGGTAAATTAGGAACCGTTGGTCTACCAGCCGCGGTATTCAGTCCGTGGATGAACATTTCGGGGTCTATTCTGGCAAATTACTGGCGTCGCAGACCGGTATCGGATACATCCACCAGTACATATGAGGAGAAGGTCACTACGTCGGCTCACTAA
- a CDS encoding SusC/RagA family TonB-linked outer membrane protein, whose protein sequence is MKNMYTCFLSLLGLIQVGFPTVVFSNPERTLQVSENKASTVLFTHLVSAKIPALTLAPTDTKSDQPAADRTIKGTVKDENGQGLPGVSVVIKNTGKGTTTDANGLYQLTAPDAATTLVFSFVGYLSQEVPITNQTDLNITLQVDNKQLNEVVVVGYGTQRKRDLTGSVVSIKGDETTKIPVTTPVEALQGKIPGADITRNSGYAGASASIRIRGNRSIANPSSSNNVLYIVDGVQGVNAADINPNDIASIDVLKDASSTAIYGSRGANGVIIITTKRGTGGKPKLSLSSYAGVSEVAGYGKFMTGPEYIAFRREAYRAAGTWSSPADDSKIFNAPQLDAIQKQQFPVWPDLLLKQGFQQDHQLSVTGGTDKTKVYFSAGYYNEKGILRLDEYKRYSARMNIDQTINNWITAGIQTQLAYIDNDIRRDPFNRASNIPPLGTPYDENGNFIPFPLGGSVINPLADEQPNAYKRNQKTNRGTLSAYVELAPFTGFTVRSTLGAIFSTSELGNYYGRNTIDGAGSRSQASITSNQSRNMSWENVFTYKRAIQDHSFTITGVTSYLSFNNTSSFAGGNNQLIPAQYFYNLAAANQNPFWGSGFSSNRLISFTGRINYNWKDKYLLTVTGRSDGSSKLGEGHNWAFFPSAGLGWRISDESFMKNQKVVTDLKLRASYGVSGNDVINPYATQNSLTTVSFAYNDANAANAYLISPTIGNQDLKWELTTTADVGLDVGLLNNRITANIDYYDARTNDLIFPYTLPLLTGVTTVNRNIGVTRNRGLEIGITTQNINQKGFSWSTNLTFARNKEMIESLPNGNVIADDYRNSLIEGQPSQIYYDYQKLGIWQLGEESAAAKYNAIPGDIKIADINNDGKIDGTDRTIIGSRVPQWTGGLSNDIRYKGFDLNILFIARAGQWISSDYYAKYNRNGNNNGASIDYWTPENPTNEYPRPNANRSSTYVTTLTERQASFVKLRNVTLGYTIPKTVTGKLKIDNLRLYVSGKNLYTFSNLKDFDPENEGVIDQPLSRLYVFGLNIGF, encoded by the coding sequence ATGAAAAATATGTATACCTGCTTTCTCAGTCTGCTTGGACTGATTCAGGTAGGTTTCCCAACTGTAGTATTTAGTAACCCGGAGCGAACGCTCCAGGTTTCTGAGAACAAGGCTTCGACGGTATTATTTACCCACCTGGTATCCGCAAAAATACCTGCACTAACGCTTGCTCCAACCGATACAAAATCGGATCAACCGGCAGCAGACAGAACGATCAAAGGGACGGTTAAAGACGAAAATGGCCAGGGTTTGCCGGGCGTTAGCGTGGTTATCAAAAACACCGGTAAAGGAACTACGACCGACGCGAATGGCCTCTATCAATTGACCGCTCCTGACGCGGCTACTACCTTGGTTTTCAGTTTTGTCGGTTATCTGTCTCAGGAAGTGCCGATTACGAACCAAACCGACCTGAATATAACGCTTCAGGTCGATAATAAGCAACTGAATGAGGTCGTCGTAGTTGGATATGGAACGCAGCGCAAACGGGACCTGACCGGCTCGGTAGTTTCCATCAAGGGCGACGAAACAACCAAGATACCCGTGACTACGCCGGTCGAAGCGCTCCAGGGGAAAATTCCCGGTGCCGACATCACCCGGAATAGTGGGTACGCTGGTGCCAGTGCTTCGATACGGATTCGGGGGAACCGCTCGATTGCTAACCCCAGCAGTTCGAACAATGTTCTGTATATCGTCGACGGTGTGCAGGGTGTGAATGCCGCCGATATAAACCCGAATGATATTGCCTCAATTGACGTATTGAAAGATGCGTCCTCAACGGCCATTTACGGTTCTCGTGGGGCCAACGGAGTAATTATCATCACAACCAAGCGCGGCACAGGCGGCAAACCTAAACTCAGCCTGAGTTCGTATGCGGGTGTATCGGAGGTAGCGGGCTATGGTAAGTTTATGACTGGTCCTGAATACATTGCATTCCGGCGCGAAGCCTACCGGGCCGCTGGCACCTGGAGCAGCCCGGCCGATGATTCGAAGATTTTTAATGCCCCCCAGTTAGACGCCATTCAGAAGCAGCAGTTTCCAGTCTGGCCCGATCTGTTGCTGAAGCAGGGATTTCAGCAGGACCACCAACTGAGTGTTACCGGCGGGACAGACAAAACCAAAGTGTATTTCTCGGCTGGCTATTATAACGAAAAAGGCATCCTGCGACTGGACGAGTACAAACGCTATTCGGCCCGGATGAACATCGACCAGACCATCAACAACTGGATTACGGCAGGCATCCAGACCCAACTCGCGTACATTGACAACGACATTCGCCGGGACCCGTTCAACCGGGCCTCCAACATTCCGCCGTTGGGCACACCTTATGACGAAAACGGCAATTTTATCCCGTTTCCGCTGGGTGGAAGTGTCATCAATCCACTGGCCGATGAGCAGCCAAACGCCTACAAACGAAACCAGAAAACAAATCGCGGTACGCTTTCGGCCTATGTCGAACTGGCCCCATTTACGGGCTTCACGGTTCGCTCAACACTGGGCGCGATTTTCTCGACGTCAGAGTTGGGAAATTACTACGGCCGCAACACCATCGATGGCGCCGGAAGCCGATCGCAGGCATCCATCACCAGCAACCAGAGCCGAAATATGAGCTGGGAGAACGTATTTACGTATAAGCGAGCCATTCAGGACCACTCGTTTACCATTACGGGCGTTACGAGCTATCTGTCGTTCAATAATACGTCAAGCTTCGCGGGCGGTAATAACCAGCTGATTCCGGCCCAGTATTTCTATAACCTGGCAGCGGCTAACCAAAACCCGTTCTGGGGGAGTGGCTTTAGCAGCAACCGGCTGATTTCATTTACCGGACGTATCAATTACAACTGGAAAGACAAATACCTGCTGACCGTTACAGGGCGAAGCGACGGTTCATCTAAATTAGGCGAAGGGCATAACTGGGCTTTCTTCCCATCGGCCGGGTTGGGCTGGCGCATCAGCGACGAGTCGTTCATGAAAAACCAAAAAGTAGTTACCGATCTGAAACTGCGGGCGAGCTATGGCGTATCGGGGAATGACGTCATCAATCCGTACGCGACACAAAATTCACTGACCACGGTTTCATTTGCCTACAACGACGCCAATGCTGCCAATGCGTACCTGATCAGTCCAACCATTGGGAACCAGGATCTGAAATGGGAGCTAACCACCACCGCCGATGTGGGTCTGGATGTGGGCTTGCTCAACAATCGCATTACGGCCAACATCGATTACTATGACGCCCGCACCAACGACCTTATTTTTCCGTATACCCTGCCGCTGCTGACGGGCGTAACGACGGTGAACCGCAACATTGGCGTAACCCGGAACCGAGGGCTTGAAATTGGCATTACGACGCAGAACATCAATCAGAAAGGCTTTAGCTGGTCAACGAATCTGACGTTTGCCCGCAACAAAGAGATGATCGAGTCACTGCCAAACGGCAATGTCATCGCCGACGATTACCGGAACTCCCTGATCGAAGGACAGCCGTCGCAGATTTATTACGACTACCAAAAACTGGGTATCTGGCAGTTAGGCGAAGAATCAGCCGCAGCTAAATACAATGCCATTCCCGGCGACATCAAAATTGCCGATATAAACAACGACGGTAAAATTGACGGAACAGACCGGACAATCATCGGATCGCGGGTGCCGCAGTGGACGGGTGGTCTGTCAAACGACATTCGCTACAAAGGGTTTGACCTGAACATTCTGTTTATCGCCCGGGCCGGACAGTGGATCAGCTCGGACTATTATGCCAAGTACAACCGGAACGGCAATAATAACGGCGCCAGCATCGACTACTGGACTCCCGAAAACCCTACCAACGAGTACCCTCGTCCGAACGCCAACCGCAGCTCGACCTACGTCACAACCCTGACCGAGCGGCAGGCTTCATTTGTTAAACTCCGCAACGTTACATTAGGCTATACGATTCCCAAGACAGTTACTGGTAAGCTTAAAATCGATAACCTACGGCTATACGTATCGGGCAAAAATCTGTATACGTTCAGCAATCTGAAAGATTTTGATCCGGAAAACGAAGGTGTCATCGACCAGCCGCTTTCTCGGCTGTACGTATTCGGTCTGAACATTGGCTTTTAA
- a CDS encoding alpha-L-rhamnosidase-related protein codes for MKRALSLIAILVSITLTGFAQNQATWIWYPGDFEIWLGNNMQNRRTERGTFLPPFWKLDSHYNLIDFHKDFDLAQPEEVDLFVEGKYNVKIDGKAFSGYPKRITVPAGKHKVSLKVFCQDRVPAIYVRGKNVVSDGSWLVTFEDKEWIDETGKASDQSGTTWLKAGSWNFNDPQQPPSKFKLNTKELSAVNATKKAGSLLLDFGRETFGFIKLKGLTGKGQVTIYYGESREEALATETCETTDHLEIDLTQKRDSIMELTKAFRYVNVQFDGSVSIDSVSMLYEYLPVADRGSFRCSDEQINKIYDVAAYTLHLNTREFFIDGIKRDRWIWSGDAYQSYLMNYYLLFDSPSVTRTLLALRGKDPVTSHINTIMDYTFYWFIGIYDYYQYTGDKTFIQQFYPRMQSLMNYCLSRRNKNGLLEGLAGDWVFIDWADGLSKKGEVSFEQLLFARSLETMALCATIVNDTPNAATYSQLAADVKTKLFTNYWSDSKQALVHSRVDGVPTQNVTRYANMFAIFFNYLDDPKKQAIKQHVLLNPEVPKITTPYMRFYELEALCALGEQSYVTKEIKDYWGGMLNLGATSFWEEYNPAKKGAEHYAMYGREFGKSLCHAWGASPIYLLGKYYLGVKPTAPAYATYSIEPQLGGLQWIDGKVPTPDGDVSVYCSTKEIKVTGAGGIGTLRFKSKIKPVSKQAAIRLVSSGLYEMTVEKGKNYQVNYQL; via the coding sequence ATGAAAAGAGCACTTTCCCTCATTGCCATACTCGTCTCTATTACGTTAACTGGTTTCGCTCAGAATCAGGCGACCTGGATCTGGTATCCGGGTGATTTTGAAATCTGGCTGGGCAATAACATGCAAAACCGGCGCACAGAACGCGGAACATTTTTACCTCCCTTCTGGAAGCTGGACAGCCACTACAACCTCATTGATTTTCATAAGGATTTTGATCTGGCGCAGCCGGAAGAAGTCGATCTTTTTGTGGAAGGGAAATACAATGTAAAAATCGATGGCAAAGCCTTTTCGGGTTACCCTAAACGAATTACTGTGCCTGCCGGAAAACATAAAGTAAGTCTGAAAGTCTTTTGCCAGGACCGTGTCCCAGCCATTTATGTACGAGGCAAGAACGTGGTTTCCGATGGCTCCTGGTTAGTCACATTTGAAGACAAGGAATGGATCGATGAAACCGGGAAAGCATCTGATCAATCCGGTACGACCTGGCTTAAAGCTGGCTCCTGGAACTTTAATGATCCTCAGCAACCGCCCTCCAAATTCAAGCTGAATACCAAAGAGTTATCGGCAGTAAACGCAACCAAAAAGGCGGGCTCACTGCTGCTTGATTTTGGCAGAGAAACGTTTGGCTTTATCAAACTGAAAGGGCTGACGGGTAAAGGCCAGGTCACTATTTATTACGGCGAATCCCGCGAGGAAGCCCTGGCCACTGAAACCTGTGAAACCACCGATCATCTGGAAATCGATCTGACCCAGAAGCGCGATTCGATCATGGAATTGACCAAAGCGTTCCGGTACGTGAATGTGCAATTCGACGGCAGTGTTTCGATCGATTCGGTCTCGATGCTGTACGAATACCTCCCTGTTGCTGATCGGGGGAGTTTTCGATGTTCCGACGAGCAGATCAATAAAATATACGATGTAGCCGCTTATACACTGCATCTCAATACGCGTGAGTTTTTCATCGACGGTATCAAGCGCGACCGCTGGATCTGGTCGGGCGATGCTTACCAGAGCTACCTGATGAATTATTATCTGTTGTTCGACTCGCCCTCTGTGACGCGGACATTGCTGGCTTTGCGGGGTAAAGACCCGGTCACGAGCCACATCAACACCATTATGGACTATACATTTTACTGGTTCATAGGCATTTACGATTACTACCAATATACTGGAGATAAAACCTTTATTCAGCAATTTTATCCGCGTATGCAAAGTCTGATGAACTATTGCCTGTCGCGTCGGAACAAAAATGGTCTGCTGGAGGGGCTGGCAGGCGATTGGGTATTTATCGATTGGGCCGACGGATTGAGTAAAAAAGGGGAAGTTAGTTTTGAACAGTTGTTGTTCGCACGAAGTCTGGAAACGATGGCGCTCTGTGCCACGATCGTGAATGATACGCCAAACGCGGCCACTTACAGTCAGTTGGCAGCAGATGTAAAAACGAAGCTGTTTACCAACTACTGGAGTGATTCCAAACAGGCGCTGGTGCATAGCCGGGTCGATGGTGTGCCGACCCAGAACGTAACCCGGTATGCCAATATGTTTGCCATCTTTTTCAATTATCTGGACGATCCCAAAAAGCAGGCCATCAAACAGCACGTGCTCCTCAACCCGGAAGTACCAAAAATTACTACTCCCTACATGCGTTTCTACGAACTCGAAGCCCTTTGCGCGCTGGGTGAACAAAGCTATGTAACGAAAGAAATAAAGGATTACTGGGGTGGCATGTTGAATCTGGGCGCTACCTCGTTCTGGGAAGAATATAACCCCGCCAAAAAAGGGGCCGAACATTATGCGATGTATGGGCGGGAGTTTGGCAAAAGCCTTTGCCATGCCTGGGGTGCCAGTCCTATTTATCTGCTCGGCAAATATTACCTGGGAGTCAAACCAACAGCGCCCGCCTATGCAACGTATTCCATTGAACCACAACTGGGTGGATTACAGTGGATTGACGGAAAAGTTCCCACGCCGGATGGTGATGTTAGCGTTTATTGCAGCACCAAAGAGATCAAAGTAACGGGAGCTGGCGGAATCGGAACCCTTCGATTTAAAAGTAAGATAAAACCCGTATCCAAACAAGCCGCCATTCGATTAGTGAGTAGTGGCCTGTATGAAATGACCGTAGAAAAAGGCAAAAACTACCAGGTGAATTATCAGCTATAA